The following proteins are co-located in the Streptomyces bottropensis ATCC 25435 genome:
- a CDS encoding sugar ABC transporter ATP-binding protein — protein MAPELPLLTMSGITKSFPGVRALDGVDLDVQAGEVHCLLGQNGAGKSTLIKVLAGAHQPDDGTITWRGEPATLKSPIAAMSLGIATIYQELDLVEGLSVAENVHLGHEPTAAGFVVRGKAARASTAALLKRLGHPEVDPARLVGELSAAQRQIVSMARALSHDVRLIVMDEPSAALDPDEVDNLFRIVGDLTAAGVAVVYISHRLEEIRRIGDRVTVLKDGRAVAGGLPAKSTPTREVVALMTGRNVEYVFPDRPVAPPTGSAPVLEVRGLARAGEFEPLDLEVRPGEIVGLAGLVGSGRSEILETIYGARKPTAGWVSVDGRPLRPGSVRAAVRAGLGLAPEERKAQGLLMLESVTRNVSVSSMGRFARVGWIDRSAEHRAARAATRELSLRPDNPDVPVRTLSGGNQQKAVLARWLLRGCRVLLLDEPTRGVDVGARAELYAVVRRLADEGLAVLLVSSEVPEVLGLADRVLVLREGRVVHTAPARELDEHRVLDLVMEGSPVDSVASPAASAGSPVAGAGSPVTGEGSPAS, from the coding sequence ATGGCACCAGAATTACCGCTGCTCACCATGTCCGGCATCACCAAGTCGTTCCCCGGAGTCCGGGCCCTGGACGGCGTCGACCTCGACGTCCAGGCCGGAGAGGTCCACTGTCTGCTCGGCCAGAACGGCGCCGGGAAGTCCACCCTGATCAAGGTCCTGGCCGGCGCCCACCAGCCCGACGACGGCACCATCACCTGGCGGGGCGAGCCCGCCACCCTGAAGTCCCCGATCGCCGCCATGAGCCTCGGGATCGCCACCATCTACCAGGAACTCGACCTGGTCGAGGGCCTGTCGGTGGCCGAGAACGTCCACCTCGGCCATGAACCCACGGCCGCCGGTTTCGTCGTACGAGGGAAAGCGGCGCGTGCGTCGACAGCCGCCCTGCTCAAGCGGCTTGGGCACCCGGAGGTCGATCCGGCGCGGCTCGTGGGTGAGTTGTCGGCGGCGCAGCGGCAGATCGTCTCCATGGCGCGGGCGCTCTCCCACGACGTACGGCTGATCGTGATGGACGAGCCGTCGGCCGCGCTCGATCCGGACGAGGTCGACAACCTGTTCAGGATCGTGGGGGACCTGACGGCCGCCGGGGTGGCTGTCGTCTACATCTCGCACCGCCTGGAGGAGATCCGGCGGATCGGCGACCGCGTGACCGTCCTGAAGGACGGGCGGGCCGTGGCCGGCGGGCTGCCCGCGAAGTCCACGCCGACGCGCGAGGTCGTGGCGCTGATGACGGGACGGAACGTCGAGTACGTCTTCCCCGACCGGCCCGTCGCGCCGCCCACCGGGAGCGCACCCGTGCTGGAGGTGCGGGGGCTGGCGCGCGCCGGTGAGTTCGAGCCCCTCGACCTGGAGGTGCGGCCCGGCGAGATCGTGGGCCTCGCCGGACTCGTCGGCTCGGGGCGGTCGGAGATCCTGGAGACGATCTACGGCGCCCGGAAGCCCACGGCGGGCTGGGTGAGCGTCGACGGGCGGCCGTTGAGGCCCGGCAGCGTACGCGCCGCCGTACGGGCCGGGCTCGGGCTCGCCCCCGAGGAGCGCAAGGCGCAGGGGCTGCTGATGCTGGAGTCCGTCACCAGAAACGTCTCCGTGTCGTCGATGGGCCGCTTCGCGCGCGTCGGCTGGATCGACCGGAGCGCCGAACACCGCGCCGCACGGGCCGCGACCCGCGAGCTGTCCCTGCGCCCCGACAATCCCGACGTACCGGTCCGCACGCTCTCCGGAGGCAACCAACAGAAGGCGGTGCTCGCCCGCTGGCTGCTGCGCGGCTGCCGGGTCCTGCTGCTCGACGAGCCCACCCGGGGCGTCGACGTGGGCGCCCGCGCCGAGCTGTACGCGGTGGTGCGCCGGCTCGCCGACGAAGGGCTCGCCGTGCTGCTGGTCTCCAGCGAGGTGCCCGAAGTCCTCGGCCTCGCCGACCGGGTGCTCGTCCTGCGCGAGGGCCGGGTCGTGCATACGGCGCCCGCCCGTGAGCTGGACGAACACCGTGTCCTCGACCTCGTGATGGAAGGAAGCCCGGTGGACAGTGTGGCAAGTCCGGCGGCCAGTGCGGGAAGTCCGGTGGCCGGTGCGGGGAGCCCCGTGACCGGTGAAGGGAGCCCGGCGTCATGA
- a CDS encoding ABC transporter permease, translating to MTQPVSPPRGTDKVTPVDAPPAWRARVFRADVRTLSLLGVLAALILIGGFTRPDEFLDTRNLQLVLTQASVIGVVTVGMTFVITSGGIDLSVGAIVALASVWATTVATQEYGFAGILFTAVIVGVGCGLVNGLLVAYGGVVPFIATLAMLASARGLALQITDGSTQVVTVDSVLELGEREAYVLGIPPLVLVFAVVTIIGWLVLNRTTFGRRTVAVGGNAEAARLAGIDVRRQRLYLYLLSGLCCGIAAFLLIVLSGSGQNTNGNLYELDAIAAVIIGGTLLSGGRGTITGSVIGVLIFTTITNIFALNNLQSDVQQIAKGAIIVAAVLVQRRTASTT from the coding sequence ATGACCCAGCCCGTGTCCCCGCCCCGAGGGACGGACAAGGTGACACCTGTCGACGCACCGCCCGCCTGGCGGGCCCGCGTGTTCCGCGCCGACGTCCGCACCCTCTCGCTCCTCGGTGTCCTCGCCGCGCTGATCCTCATCGGCGGTTTCACCAGACCCGACGAGTTCCTCGACACCCGCAATCTCCAACTCGTCCTCACCCAGGCGTCGGTGATCGGTGTCGTCACCGTCGGCATGACCTTCGTCATCACCTCCGGCGGCATCGACCTGTCCGTCGGCGCGATCGTCGCCCTGGCGTCCGTGTGGGCGACGACCGTGGCCACCCAGGAGTACGGATTCGCCGGCATCCTCTTCACGGCGGTGATCGTCGGCGTCGGCTGCGGGCTGGTGAACGGGCTGCTCGTCGCCTACGGCGGGGTGGTCCCCTTCATCGCCACCCTCGCCATGCTCGCCTCGGCCCGCGGACTCGCCCTGCAGATCACCGACGGCAGCACCCAGGTCGTCACCGTCGACTCCGTCCTGGAGCTCGGCGAGCGCGAGGCGTACGTCCTCGGGATCCCGCCGCTCGTCCTGGTCTTCGCGGTCGTGACGATCATCGGCTGGCTCGTGCTGAACCGCACCACCTTCGGCCGGCGCACGGTCGCCGTCGGCGGCAACGCGGAGGCGGCCCGGCTCGCGGGCATCGACGTCCGCCGCCAGCGGCTCTATCTGTACCTGCTCTCCGGGCTGTGCTGCGGCATCGCCGCGTTCCTGCTGATCGTGCTGTCCGGCTCGGGCCAGAACACCAACGGCAACCTCTACGAACTCGACGCCATCGCCGCCGTGATCATCGGCGGAACCCTTCTCAGCGGGGGACGGGGCACCATCACCGGCTCCGTCATCGGCGTCCTGATCTTCACCACGATCACCAACATCTTCGCGCTCAACAACCTGCAGAGCGACGTCCAGCAGATCGCCAAGGGCGCGATCATCGTCGCCGCGGTCCTGGTCCAACGACGTACGGCAAGCACGACCTGA
- a CDS encoding substrate-binding domain-containing protein → MPENTSRRRLLFGTAAVSAGALLAGCTSNEAKDDPAADKQPAADDKPGKAVTIGFAGPQADHGWLNAINQNAKSRAERYEDVTLEITEGSNDTAQQIGQIETLINKKVDVLVVLPADGKALTQVGLKAMRAGIPVVNLDRIFNSPQAYRCWIGGDNYGMGLNAGHYIGEQLKDKGDARVIELAGLDNLELTKQRTKGFDDALKNYPNIKKVARQAAEFTVESGQAKMAQLLQAQSNFDALWNHDDDQGVGALRAIEQAGRDDFLMVGGAGALSAFQAIKKDDGVLKATVLYPPTMAASAIDLARALGQGKGVGGLAEFEIPSSLTLYSAVVDKANVDQYMSTGFK, encoded by the coding sequence ATGCCAGAGAACACCAGCCGCAGAAGACTGCTCTTCGGAACCGCCGCCGTCTCGGCCGGCGCCCTCCTCGCCGGTTGCACCAGCAACGAAGCCAAGGACGACCCGGCCGCCGACAAGCAGCCGGCCGCCGACGACAAGCCCGGCAAGGCGGTCACCATCGGCTTCGCCGGACCGCAGGCCGACCACGGCTGGCTCAACGCGATCAACCAGAACGCCAAGAGCCGCGCCGAGCGGTACGAGGACGTCACGCTGGAGATCACCGAGGGCTCCAACGACACCGCCCAGCAGATCGGGCAGATCGAGACCCTCATCAACAAGAAGGTCGACGTCCTGGTGGTGCTGCCCGCCGACGGCAAGGCGCTCACCCAGGTCGGTCTCAAGGCGATGCGGGCCGGCATCCCCGTCGTCAACCTCGACCGGATCTTCAACTCCCCGCAGGCGTACCGCTGCTGGATCGGCGGCGACAACTACGGCATGGGGCTCAACGCCGGGCACTACATCGGCGAGCAGCTCAAGGACAAGGGCGACGCCCGGGTCATCGAGCTGGCCGGACTCGACAACCTGGAGCTGACCAAGCAGCGCACCAAGGGCTTCGACGACGCGCTGAAGAACTACCCGAACATCAAGAAGGTGGCACGCCAGGCCGCCGAGTTCACGGTCGAGTCGGGCCAGGCCAAGATGGCCCAGCTCCTCCAGGCCCAGTCGAACTTCGACGCCCTGTGGAACCACGACGACGACCAGGGCGTGGGTGCCCTGCGCGCCATCGAGCAGGCCGGGCGCGACGACTTCCTGATGGTCGGCGGCGCGGGCGCGCTCTCCGCGTTCCAGGCGATCAAGAAGGACGACGGGGTGCTGAAGGCCACCGTCCTCTACCCGCCGACCATGGCCGCCTCCGCGATCGACCTCGCCCGCGCCCTCGGCCAGGGCAAGGGCGTCGGCGGCCTCGCCGAGTTCGAGATCCCGTCCTCGCTGACCCTCTACTCGGCCGTCGTGGACAAGGCCAACGTCGACCAGTACATGTCCACGGGCTTCAAGTGA
- a CDS encoding Gfo/Idh/MocA family protein yields MGQPQQPDQAEAEESGRPRPGGGVWPAGHAGGLGAPPLRVGMVGYAFMGAAHSQGWRTAGRVFELPLSPVLAAVCGRDADAVRTMADRHGWASTETDWRELIARDDIDLVDICTPGDSHAEIALAALAAGKHVLCEKPLANTVAEAEAMAAAAEEAYSRGQLAMVGFNYRRVPATALARRMVAEGRLGALRHVRVTYLQDWLVDPEFPLTWRLRKESAGSGALGDLGAHIVDLAQYVAGEPVVGVSALMETFVRERPLPAGASAGLASTGGTAGRGAVTVDDTALFTGRLASGAVAFFEATRFATGRKNALRIELNGERGSLAFDLERLNELAYHDHTEPAAHAGFRRILVTEPDHPYLDAWWPPGHGLGYEHTFVHQARDLVHAVAAGHRPEPSFADGLQVQRVLAAVEESAEKNSVYTPTHTPTTV; encoded by the coding sequence ATGGGACAGCCGCAGCAGCCCGACCAGGCCGAGGCGGAGGAGTCAGGAAGGCCCCGGCCCGGGGGAGGGGTCTGGCCCGCCGGGCACGCCGGGGGGCTCGGCGCGCCGCCGCTGCGCGTCGGCATGGTCGGCTACGCCTTCATGGGGGCCGCCCACTCCCAGGGCTGGCGCACGGCGGGCCGGGTCTTCGAACTGCCGCTCAGTCCCGTGCTGGCCGCCGTGTGCGGGCGGGACGCCGACGCGGTGCGGACCATGGCGGACCGGCACGGGTGGGCGTCGACGGAGACCGACTGGCGGGAGCTGATCGCCCGGGACGACATCGACCTGGTCGACATCTGCACCCCCGGCGACAGTCATGCCGAGATCGCCCTCGCCGCTCTCGCCGCGGGCAAGCACGTGCTCTGCGAGAAACCCCTCGCCAACACGGTCGCGGAGGCCGAGGCGATGGCGGCGGCGGCCGAAGAGGCATACTCGCGTGGCCAGTTGGCCATGGTCGGCTTCAACTACCGTCGCGTACCCGCCACCGCGCTCGCCCGCCGTATGGTCGCCGAGGGCCGGCTGGGAGCCCTGCGGCACGTGCGGGTGACGTACCTCCAGGACTGGCTCGTCGACCCGGAGTTCCCTCTGACCTGGCGCCTGCGCAAGGAGTCGGCCGGCTCCGGGGCGCTCGGCGACCTCGGCGCCCACATCGTCGACCTCGCGCAGTACGTGGCCGGCGAGCCGGTGGTCGGCGTGTCCGCGCTGATGGAGACCTTCGTCCGCGAACGTCCCCTGCCCGCGGGCGCCTCCGCGGGCCTCGCGTCCACCGGCGGCACGGCGGGCAGGGGCGCGGTCACCGTCGACGACACGGCCCTGTTCACCGGCCGCCTCGCCTCCGGCGCCGTCGCTTTCTTCGAGGCCACCCGCTTCGCCACCGGCCGCAAGAACGCCCTGCGCATCGAACTCAACGGCGAGCGCGGCTCGTTGGCCTTCGACCTGGAGCGCCTCAACGAACTCGCCTACCACGACCACACCGAACCCGCCGCCCACGCCGGGTTCCGCCGCATCCTCGTCACCGAGCCCGACCACCCCTACCTGGACGCCTGGTGGCCGCCGGGCCACGGCCTCGGCTACGAGCACACCTTCGTCCACCAGGCCCGTGACCTGGTCCACGCCGTCGCGGCGGGCCACCGGCCCGAGCCGTCCTTCGCCGACGGGCTCCAGGTGCAGCGCGTGCTCGCGGCGGTCGAGGAGAGCGCCGAGAAGAACTCCGTCTACACCCCGACCCACACCCCCACCACGGTCTGA
- a CDS encoding sugar phosphate isomerase/epimerase family protein, with the protein MPRDFTLFTGQWADLPLEEVCRLARDFGYDGLELACWGDHFEVDKALADPSYLDSRHQLLEKYGLKCWAVSNHLVGQAVCDAIIDERHRAILPARIWGDGEPEGVRRRAATEMADTARAAAALGVDTVIGFTGSAIWHLVAMFPPAPESMIERGYDDFAARWNPILDVFDAEGVRFAHEVHPSEIAYDYWTTQRALEAVDRRPAFGLNFDPSHFVWQDLDPVGFLWDFRDRIYHVDCKEARKRLDGRNGRLGSHLPWGDPRRGWDFVSAGHGDVPWEDVFRMLRSIDYRGPISVEWEDAGMDRLQGAPEALTRLKAFDFEPPSAAFDAAFGGND; encoded by the coding sequence ATGCCGCGCGACTTCACGCTGTTCACCGGCCAGTGGGCCGACCTGCCCCTCGAAGAGGTCTGCCGCCTCGCCCGCGACTTCGGCTACGACGGTCTCGAACTCGCCTGCTGGGGCGACCACTTCGAGGTCGACAAGGCGCTCGCCGACCCGTCCTACCTGGACTCCCGGCACCAGCTCCTGGAGAAGTACGGCCTGAAGTGCTGGGCCGTCTCCAACCACCTCGTGGGGCAGGCCGTGTGCGACGCCATCATCGACGAGCGCCACCGCGCCATCCTGCCCGCTCGCATCTGGGGCGACGGCGAGCCCGAGGGCGTACGCCGGCGGGCCGCCACCGAGATGGCCGACACCGCGCGGGCGGCGGCCGCCCTCGGCGTCGACACCGTCATCGGTTTCACCGGCTCCGCCATCTGGCACCTGGTCGCCATGTTCCCGCCCGCCCCCGAGTCGATGATCGAGCGCGGCTACGACGACTTCGCGGCGCGCTGGAACCCGATCCTCGACGTCTTCGACGCCGAGGGCGTGCGCTTCGCCCACGAGGTCCACCCCAGCGAGATCGCCTACGACTACTGGACGACCCAGCGAGCCCTCGAAGCCGTCGACCGCCGCCCGGCGTTCGGCCTGAACTTCGACCCCTCGCACTTCGTGTGGCAGGACCTCGACCCGGTCGGCTTCCTGTGGGACTTCCGCGACCGGATCTACCACGTGGACTGCAAGGAGGCCCGCAAGCGCCTCGACGGCCGCAACGGCCGCCTCGGCTCGCACCTGCCCTGGGGCGACCCCCGGCGCGGCTGGGACTTCGTCTCGGCGGGCCACGGCGACGTCCCCTGGGAGGACGTCTTCCGGATGCTCCGCTCGATCGACTACCGGGGACCGATCTCCGTCGAGTGGGAGGACGCCGGCATGGACCGGCTCCAGGGCGCCCCCGAGGCCCTGACCCGCCTCAAGGCGTTCGACTTCGAACCGCCGTCGGCCGCCTTCGACGCGGCGTTCGGCGGCAACGACTAG
- a CDS encoding PQQ-dependent sugar dehydrogenase, producing the protein MHPYDDNRHPTSPFGRRRVRGPIALLSGLLLAGASLSLTAPAAGAADAQKAGAPKTGAAAAEDFQQVTLAKGEPEVGEPMSLAVLPDRSVLHTSRDGELRLTDAAGNTSLAGKLDVYAHDEEGLQGIGVDPDFADNRFIYLYYAPPLNTPAGDAPETGTAADFAPFDGVNRLSRFVLKTDGTLDKASEKKVLDVPASRGICCHVGGDIDFDAAGNLYLSTGDDSNPFQSDGFTPIDERANRNPAFDAQRTSGNTNDLRGKILRIKVGADGSYTIPDGNLFAPGTDRTRPEIYAMGFRNPFRFSVDKKTGVLYVGEYGPDAGAASPSRGPAGQVEFARVTKPGNFGWPYCTGKNDAYVDYDFATGTSGAAFDCAAPKNTSPNNTGLTDLPPAEPAWIPYNGASVPDFGDGSESPMGGPVYHYDASLDSPVKFPEAYDGDFFAGEFGRRWIKRITSDGDGTVRSISDVPWTGTQIMDMAFGPDGALYVLDYGISWFGGDEHSALYRIENATDGHSPVAAASADRTSGQARLRVRFSSEGTSDQDGDALTYSWDFGDGGTSTAANPRYTYRTNGTYTATVTAKDSTGRTGSASVRIVVGNTAPEVELRLPEDGQLFAFGDAVPFRVKVSDKEDGTPIDCAKVKVTFVLGHDSHGHPVTSANGCTGTIQTSADGGHDENANIFGVFDAEYTDGGGGGQAPLTTHDQNVVQPTHRQAEHYGDSSGIAVQSKDTAHGGKTVGNIDDGDWISFEPYVLSDAEKITARVSSGGAGGTLEVRAGSPAGRLLGSATVPVTGGWDTFQDVTADLARGPRGSTTLYLVFKGSDSGGLFDVDDFTFTKR; encoded by the coding sequence GTGCACCCGTACGACGACAACAGACACCCCACCAGCCCCTTCGGGCGCCGCCGAGTGCGCGGGCCCATCGCCCTGCTCAGCGGTCTGCTGCTCGCCGGTGCCTCGCTCTCGCTGACCGCGCCCGCCGCGGGCGCGGCCGACGCCCAGAAGGCAGGCGCCCCGAAGACGGGCGCCGCCGCGGCCGAGGACTTCCAGCAGGTCACCCTCGCCAAGGGCGAACCGGAGGTCGGCGAGCCCATGTCGCTGGCCGTCCTCCCGGACCGCTCGGTCCTGCACACCTCGCGCGACGGTGAACTGCGGCTGACCGACGCCGCGGGCAACACCAGCCTCGCCGGCAAGCTCGACGTGTACGCGCACGACGAGGAGGGCCTGCAGGGCATCGGAGTCGACCCGGACTTCGCCGACAACCGCTTCATCTACCTCTACTACGCGCCCCCGTTGAACACCCCGGCCGGTGACGCCCCCGAGACCGGTACGGCCGCCGACTTCGCGCCCTTCGACGGCGTCAACCGGCTCTCCCGCTTCGTCCTGAAGACCGACGGCACGCTCGACAAGGCCAGCGAGAAGAAGGTCCTCGACGTCCCCGCCTCCCGGGGCATCTGCTGCCATGTCGGCGGCGACATCGACTTCGACGCGGCGGGCAACCTGTACCTGTCGACGGGCGACGACAGCAACCCGTTCCAGTCGGACGGCTTCACCCCCATCGACGAACGCGCCAACCGCAACCCCGCCTTCGACGCCCAGCGCACCTCCGGCAACACCAACGACCTGCGCGGCAAGATCCTGCGCATCAAGGTCGGCGCCGACGGCTCCTACACCATCCCCGACGGCAACCTCTTCGCCCCGGGCACGGACAGGACCCGCCCCGAGATCTACGCGATGGGCTTTCGCAACCCCTTCCGCTTCAGCGTCGACAAGAAGACCGGCGTCCTCTACGTCGGTGAGTACGGCCCCGACGCGGGCGCCGCCAGCCCCTCGCGCGGCCCGGCCGGGCAGGTCGAGTTCGCCCGCGTGACCAAGCCGGGCAACTTCGGCTGGCCGTACTGCACCGGCAAGAACGACGCCTACGTCGACTACGACTTCGCCACCGGCACCTCGGGCGCGGCCTTCGACTGCGCGGCCCCGAAGAACACCTCGCCGAACAACACCGGCCTGACCGACCTGCCCCCCGCCGAGCCCGCCTGGATCCCCTACAACGGCGCCAGCGTCCCCGACTTCGGCGACGGCTCCGAGTCACCCATGGGCGGCCCGGTCTACCACTACGACGCCTCGCTCGACTCCCCGGTGAAGTTCCCCGAGGCCTACGACGGCGACTTCTTCGCCGGTGAGTTCGGCCGCCGCTGGATCAAGCGCATCACCAGCGACGGCGACGGCACCGTGCGGTCCATCAGCGACGTGCCCTGGACCGGCACCCAGATCATGGACATGGCCTTCGGCCCGGACGGCGCGCTGTACGTCCTCGACTACGGCATCTCCTGGTTCGGCGGTGACGAGCACTCCGCCCTCTACCGCATCGAGAACGCCACCGACGGCCACTCCCCGGTCGCCGCCGCGTCGGCCGACCGCACCTCGGGCCAGGCGCGACTGCGGGTCCGCTTCTCCTCAGAGGGCACCAGCGACCAGGACGGCGACGCCCTGACCTACAGCTGGGACTTCGGCGACGGCGGCACCTCCACGGCCGCCAACCCCCGGTACACCTACCGGACGAACGGCACCTACACCGCGACCGTGACCGCCAAGGACAGCACCGGCCGCACCGGCAGCGCGAGTGTGCGGATCGTGGTCGGCAACACCGCGCCCGAGGTCGAGCTGCGACTGCCCGAGGACGGGCAGCTGTTCGCGTTCGGTGACGCCGTGCCGTTCAGGGTGAAGGTGAGCGACAAGGAGGACGGCACCCCCATCGACTGCGCCAAGGTCAAGGTCACCTTCGTCCTCGGCCACGACAGCCACGGCCACCCGGTGACCTCCGCCAACGGCTGCACCGGCACCATCCAGACCAGCGCCGACGGCGGCCACGACGAGAACGCCAACATCTTCGGGGTGTTCGACGCCGAGTACACCGACGGCGGAGGCGGCGGCCAGGCCCCGCTGACCACCCACGACCAGAACGTCGTCCAGCCCACCCACCGCCAGGCCGAGCACTACGGCGACTCCTCGGGCATCGCGGTCCAGTCGAAGGACACCGCACACGGCGGCAAGACCGTCGGCAACATCGACGACGGGGACTGGATCTCCTTCGAGCCGTACGTCCTGTCCGACGCCGAGAAGATCACCGCACGTGTCTCCTCAGGCGGCGCCGGCGGCACGCTGGAGGTCCGCGCCGGCTCGCCGGCCGGCCGTCTCCTCGGCAGCGCCACCGTGCCGGTGACCGGCGGCTGGGACACCTTCCAGGACGTCACGGCCGACCTGGCCAGGGGCCCGCGCGGCAGCACCACGCTCTACCTGGTCTTCAAGGGGAGCGACTCAGGTGGCCTGTTCGACGTGGACGACTTCACCTTCACGAAGCGGTGA
- a CDS encoding ThuA domain-containing protein: MPTNRRLLTALAGAALLIGGVSGPAVSDEAGRSGGHEDERRVLVFSKTAGFRHDSIPEGVTAVRELGAAHGFAVDATEDAGAFTARNLGRYDAVVFLSTTGDVLDPAQQGAFERYIKGGGAYVGVHAAADTEYDWAFYGGLAGAYFQSHPAIQPATVDVEDHAHPATAGLGATWNRTDEWYNYRSNPRERAHVLASLDESSYSGGTMKGDHPIAWCQNYQGGRAFYTGGGHTKASFAEPAFRQHLLGGIRWAIGESRADCRPENGYRPLFDGTSLDGWRQAGPGSFTLSDDGTITSSGGMGMLWYAGRSFGSYSLKLDWRMSGASGDDNSGVFVGFPPSDDPWSAVNNGYEVQIDATDVSERTTGSVYGFRSAHIRKRDRALNPPGEWNTYEIRVEGERLRVWLNGKKINDFTNTDPVRSLREGHVGLQNHGAGDQVSFRDVRIKELPARAADRADPPPGD, from the coding sequence ATGCCGACGAACCGACGACTGCTGACCGCACTGGCCGGCGCCGCCCTGCTGATCGGAGGCGTGTCGGGACCGGCCGTGTCCGATGAGGCGGGCCGCTCCGGGGGTCACGAGGACGAACGCCGGGTGCTGGTCTTCTCCAAGACGGCAGGCTTCCGCCACGACTCGATCCCCGAGGGCGTCACGGCCGTACGGGAACTGGGCGCGGCCCACGGCTTCGCGGTCGACGCCACGGAGGACGCCGGCGCCTTCACCGCCCGCAACCTCGGGCGCTACGACGCCGTGGTGTTCCTCTCGACGACGGGTGACGTCCTCGACCCGGCCCAACAGGGCGCGTTCGAGCGGTACATCAAAGGCGGGGGCGCCTACGTAGGCGTCCACGCCGCCGCCGACACCGAGTACGACTGGGCCTTCTACGGCGGACTCGCGGGCGCGTACTTCCAGTCGCACCCCGCGATCCAGCCCGCCACGGTCGACGTCGAGGACCACGCCCACCCGGCCACCGCCGGACTGGGCGCGACCTGGAACCGCACGGACGAGTGGTACAACTACCGCTCCAACCCCCGTGAACGGGCCCATGTCCTCGCCTCGCTCGACGAGTCGTCGTACAGCGGCGGCACCATGAAAGGCGACCATCCCATCGCCTGGTGCCAGAACTACCAGGGCGGCCGCGCCTTCTACACCGGTGGCGGCCACACCAAGGCGTCCTTCGCCGAACCCGCCTTCCGGCAGCATCTGCTCGGCGGTATCCGGTGGGCGATCGGCGAGTCCCGCGCCGACTGCCGCCCGGAGAACGGGTACCGGCCGCTGTTCGACGGAACCTCCCTGGACGGCTGGCGGCAGGCGGGACCCGGCTCGTTCACCCTGTCCGACGACGGCACGATCACGTCGTCCGGCGGGATGGGCATGCTCTGGTACGCCGGCCGGAGCTTCGGGTCGTACTCCCTGAAGCTCGACTGGAGGATGTCCGGCGCCTCGGGCGACGACAACTCCGGGGTGTTCGTGGGCTTCCCGCCCTCGGACGACCCCTGGTCGGCCGTGAACAACGGCTACGAGGTCCAGATCGACGCCACGGACGTATCCGAGAGGACCACCGGGTCCGTCTACGGCTTCCGGTCCGCCCACATCAGGAAGCGCGACCGCGCCCTGAACCCGCCGGGTGAGTGGAACACGTACGAGATCCGCGTGGAGGGCGAGCGTCTGCGCGTCTGGCTCAACGGCAAGAAGATCAACGATTTCACCAACACCGATCCGGTACGGAGTCTGCGCGAGGGGCACGTCGGCCTCCAGAACCACGGGGCCGGGGACCAGGTGTCCTTCCGTGACGTCCGGATCAAGGAACTGCCCGCACGGGCCGCCGACCGGGCGGACCCGCCGCCGGGCGACTGA